From a single Candidatus Delongbacteria bacterium genomic region:
- a CDS encoding glycoside hydrolase family 3 protein, producing the protein MEQAGLHIVVCPRAAELNAEDRELMRRLRPVGIHLRVRNFVPDVPAPEWLEALTALLKDCRELSGRPRQLVVIDHEGGRVHRLPAPFTHFPWAVQWADRAEAVARAMAVELRALGVNLLLGPVADVASNPGNPVIGPRAFSSSAAECARITPRFVSVAQSLGLACCLKHFPGHGDTHQDSHACLPRVDHALERLRAIELPPFEAGIAAGCRSVMSAHLVNPELDPGCPATLSRKTLNGLLRETLGFSGIIFSDDMEMAAITGLPTGTPELEALAAGVDLLLYNHHPERALAAADAIDRARAEGRLDLELERASAARIQTLLESLPAPGPSVLPSMSDLELNHALARECAHAMPLDLSGSGFEAL; encoded by the coding sequence ATGGAGCAGGCAGGCCTGCACATCGTCGTTTGTCCACGGGCAGCCGAGCTGAATGCGGAAGACCGGGAGCTGATGCGACGCCTTCGACCCGTGGGGATTCACCTGCGGGTGCGCAATTTCGTGCCCGACGTGCCCGCGCCGGAGTGGCTGGAGGCACTGACCGCCCTGTTGAAGGACTGCCGCGAACTGTCGGGCCGGCCCCGGCAGCTGGTGGTCATCGACCACGAAGGCGGACGCGTCCATCGCCTGCCCGCCCCCTTCACCCATTTTCCCTGGGCCGTGCAATGGGCCGACCGAGCGGAAGCTGTGGCCCGCGCCATGGCAGTCGAGCTGCGCGCGCTGGGCGTCAATCTGCTGCTGGGACCCGTGGCCGATGTGGCCTCCAACCCCGGGAATCCCGTGATCGGTCCCCGTGCGTTCTCGTCTTCCGCGGCGGAGTGCGCCCGGATCACGCCCCGGTTCGTGAGTGTGGCCCAGTCTCTGGGGCTGGCCTGCTGTCTCAAGCATTTCCCGGGGCACGGAGATACCCATCAGGACTCCCACGCCTGCCTGCCCCGCGTGGATCACGCGCTCGAGCGCTTGCGCGCGATCGAGCTTCCTCCTTTCGAAGCCGGCATCGCCGCCGGTTGCCGGTCGGTGATGAGTGCCCATCTGGTGAATCCGGAACTGGATCCCGGGTGCCCTGCCACCCTGTCCCGCAAGACACTGAACGGCCTGTTGCGTGAGACACTGGGCTTCAGCGGGATCATTTTCAGCGACGACATGGAAATGGCCGCGATCACCGGGCTGCCCACCGGGACACCGGAGCTGGAGGCTCTGGCCGCGGGCGTGGACCTGCTGTTGTACAACCATCATCCCGAGCGCGCTCTGGCGGCCGCCGACGCGATCGATCGTGCGCGCGCCGAAGGGCGTCTGGATCTGGAACTCGAACGGGCGTCAGCCGCGCGCATCCAGACGCTGCTGGAGTCCCTGCCGGCTCCGGGACCCAGTGTCCTGCCGTCCATGAGCGATCTGGAATTGAATCACGCACTGGCACGTGA
- a CDS encoding SIS domain-containing protein, translated as MFHRPHTTSRPATWPWVILAFVANLRIPIPGIRSALGCGVLGLIYAKRTERLGSVAVRLLRALEYRGYDSTGGAFQDGTEVTLLKAPGAPSKICGPLGMQAQAGRIFCGQVRWATYGAVDQANSQPHDVHCHTHIYGAHNGNISNSPRLKHWLKEQGHEVLSDNDGEMLVHTVEHFFSEAVAGGRFPDENAAMRHAIVLACEVLTGSYAAIIVNPRTETVWAIKRGSSLYVGIGSEGENRDGNAFILASSDLTAVLRMTRLLLPIREGQFVEFTADSYTVFAAGDQPAREGQQPSSRVRAGSEIAMTPRFSNLQVDEIGLRDGFQYFMEQEIVDEIDSARRLVRFFTFGSGRLRQYRLASESHQTMQPESEKGIGDLMLCDSTDALMQACGALFDDDPLWENFQSLPAGIWKDETFYSDSAPLLRWAWERHAEHPRRDLLKLADLYLENDEINDLNTKLMQFVQEALACHRRGGQIYAVSSGTSYNAARTGALFFNDLCGVKFIPLLPGEYRSQFNHCITERDLLLTISQSGETKDVIDVVNDLKTKCPRLHHISLVNNMNSTLAQEKADLAIPLRCGPEIAVPATKSYINQNTMLLGMAKYLSAALGGRGGRGLHGSVDHESRLDPIPDLLHQTLKTTGDAVSEIAGLLYLVPSLHILGTRMWGVAREGALKIREVVLNHAEGISTTEFKHGPNTILGLNNSYGLDQMQNWTRTLLSSLASMEGWEKLDSNQRRAQLLAFGDSLFTGDILSRSPRVAEELHASLYKDYPLIYITGPGQRDVDLTITQINTHKIRGAMTIVIAEPNEDLRRAALDAPGGNPNYVGRFVALPPTGDLLYTTFSSILVLQRLAYEMCLMKMAWLERMGFRNHGVHPDSPKNVSKSITVD; from the coding sequence ATGTTTCATCGCCCCCACACGACTTCGCGACCCGCAACCTGGCCCTGGGTGATTCTGGCTTTCGTGGCCAACCTTCGGATTCCCATTCCGGGCATCCGTTCCGCCCTGGGTTGCGGCGTTCTTGGCCTGATCTACGCCAAGCGCACCGAGCGCCTGGGAAGCGTGGCCGTGCGTCTGCTGCGCGCGCTGGAGTACCGGGGCTACGACTCCACCGGAGGCGCGTTTCAGGACGGCACTGAGGTGACCCTGCTGAAAGCGCCGGGTGCCCCGTCGAAGATCTGCGGCCCGCTGGGCATGCAGGCCCAGGCCGGGCGCATCTTCTGCGGCCAGGTGCGCTGGGCCACCTACGGTGCCGTCGATCAGGCCAACAGCCAACCCCACGACGTGCACTGTCATACGCACATCTATGGTGCGCACAACGGCAACATCAGCAACTCGCCCAGACTCAAGCACTGGCTGAAGGAGCAGGGCCACGAGGTGCTCTCCGACAATGACGGAGAAATGCTGGTGCACACGGTGGAGCACTTCTTCAGCGAGGCGGTCGCCGGTGGACGCTTCCCCGATGAGAATGCCGCCATGCGACACGCCATCGTGCTGGCCTGTGAAGTGCTGACCGGCTCCTACGCGGCCATCATCGTGAACCCGCGCACCGAGACGGTCTGGGCGATCAAGCGGGGCAGCAGCCTCTACGTGGGCATTGGCAGCGAAGGCGAGAATCGGGACGGCAATGCCTTCATCCTGGCCAGTTCCGACCTGACCGCCGTGCTGCGCATGACACGCCTGCTGCTGCCGATCCGCGAGGGGCAGTTCGTGGAGTTCACGGCCGACTCGTATACGGTGTTCGCCGCCGGAGATCAGCCCGCACGCGAAGGGCAACAGCCATCTTCCAGAGTGCGCGCCGGCAGCGAAATCGCCATGACTCCGCGTTTCAGCAATCTGCAGGTGGACGAGATCGGTCTGCGCGACGGGTTCCAGTACTTCATGGAACAGGAAATCGTAGACGAAATCGACAGCGCACGCCGCCTGGTACGCTTCTTCACCTTCGGCAGCGGGCGGCTGCGCCAGTACCGCCTGGCCAGCGAAAGCCACCAGACCATGCAACCCGAGTCCGAGAAGGGCATCGGCGACCTGATGCTGTGTGACAGCACCGATGCCCTGATGCAGGCCTGTGGGGCACTGTTTGACGACGATCCGCTCTGGGAGAATTTCCAGAGTCTGCCTGCGGGCATCTGGAAGGACGAAACCTTCTACAGCGACAGCGCACCGCTGCTGCGCTGGGCCTGGGAACGTCACGCCGAGCACCCCCGGCGCGATCTGCTGAAACTGGCCGATCTGTATCTCGAGAACGACGAGATCAACGACCTCAACACCAAACTGATGCAGTTCGTCCAGGAAGCCCTCGCCTGTCATCGCCGTGGGGGCCAGATCTACGCGGTCAGTTCGGGCACCAGCTACAACGCGGCCCGCACCGGAGCGCTGTTCTTCAATGATCTGTGCGGAGTCAAGTTCATTCCGCTGCTGCCCGGTGAATATCGCAGCCAGTTCAACCACTGCATCACCGAGCGCGATCTGCTGCTGACCATTTCCCAGAGCGGCGAGACCAAGGACGTGATCGACGTGGTCAACGACCTCAAGACCAAATGCCCGCGCCTGCATCACATTTCGCTGGTCAACAACATGAATTCCACCCTGGCCCAGGAGAAGGCCGACCTGGCGATTCCCCTGCGCTGCGGACCGGAAATCGCGGTGCCCGCCACCAAGAGCTACATCAACCAGAACACCATGCTGCTGGGAATGGCCAAGTACCTGAGTGCCGCGCTGGGCGGCCGGGGCGGGCGCGGACTGCATGGCAGCGTGGATCACGAATCGCGGCTGGACCCGATTCCCGACCTGCTGCACCAGACGCTCAAGACAACCGGCGACGCGGTCAGCGAGATCGCCGGACTGCTGTATCTGGTGCCCAGCCTGCACATTCTGGGCACGCGCATGTGGGGCGTGGCGCGCGAGGGAGCACTCAAGATCCGCGAAGTGGTGCTGAATCATGCCGAAGGCATCTCGACCACGGAATTCAAGCACGGGCCCAACACCATCCTTGGACTGAACAATTCCTACGGCCTGGACCAGATGCAGAACTGGACTCGTACCCTGCTCTCCAGTCTGGCCAGCATGGAAGGCTGGGAGAAGCTGGACAGCAACCAGCGCCGGGCCCAGTTGCTGGCCTTTGGTGACAGCCTGTTCACCGGAGATATTCTGTCACGCAGTCCGCGGGTGGCCGAGGAACTGCATGCCAGTCTCTACAAGGATTATCCGCTGATCTACATCACCGGTCCCGGTCAGCGGGATGTGGACCTGACCATCACCCAGATCAACACCCACAAGATCCGGGGTGCCATGACCATCGTGATCGCCGAGCCCAACGAGGACCTGCGCCGCGCCGCGCTGGACGCCCCGGGCGGCAACCCGAACTATGTGGGACGTTTCGTTGCCCTGCCCCCAACGGGCGACCTGCTGTACACCACCTTCAGCTCGATTCTGGTGCTGCAGCGTCTGGCCTACGAGATGTGCCTGATGAAGATGGCCTGGCTGGAGCGCATGGGCTTCCGCAACCACGGTGTGCATCCCGATTCTCCCAAGAACGTCTCCAAGAGCATCACGGTGGACTGA
- a CDS encoding T9SS type A sorting domain-containing protein produces MTSRNLLGTLLGLAIAGQALAAGVFYSEYIEGSSNNKAVEIYNGSGASINLANYVMTRSNNGDANPWANRFSFTGTLGSGCVFVIANSSANAAILAEADATSGLTFYNGDDRLGLYEVVGTDTICVDTIGELGVDPGAAWTVGSGATAEYTLRRMAGIVDGNCVWPGSGELEWDVFPQNDSADLGMHGSIGCAGNVNPEVSNVATIPAVPTEDDPVDVVADIIDVDGTVLMAELHWGLASNALTNVIAMQSIGGDAWQTMVQIPDLNACTVVYYQVVGTDDAMGQGSSPVLSYTVDCHLTIPQIQGATDVSPYENATVCTEGIVQRVVADRFFIQDGTAVRSGLTVFTGTAPTVLVGDLVEVCGLVDEYFNLTEMTNNPVVTVLGSGLPYAPVLLDAATAATEDYESMLVTVAALTVTAEQNNFGEFMLADGSGEIQADVDFFTIDPAPMLDDCYTLTGIQYYSFGAYTIFPTEAGDVVSCNVADAIDLVGSFSLNANYPNPFNPTTTIDFTLAQTAEMTLAVHDLAGRQVALLVNGIQSAGAHSVTFDASGLSSGVYFYTLSADGFQDTRKMVLLK; encoded by the coding sequence ATGACGAGTCGAAATCTTTTGGGTACACTGCTCGGACTGGCGATCGCCGGCCAGGCGCTGGCCGCCGGAGTGTTCTACAGCGAGTACATCGAAGGCAGCAGCAACAACAAGGCTGTCGAGATCTACAATGGCAGCGGCGCTTCCATCAATCTGGCCAACTACGTGATGACCCGTTCCAACAACGGGGATGCCAACCCTTGGGCCAACCGCTTCTCCTTCACGGGCACCCTGGGTTCGGGTTGCGTGTTCGTGATTGCCAACTCCAGTGCCAATGCGGCCATTCTGGCAGAAGCCGATGCCACCAGCGGGCTGACCTTCTACAATGGCGATGACCGTCTGGGACTGTACGAGGTCGTCGGCACCGACACCATCTGCGTGGACACGATCGGTGAGCTGGGCGTGGATCCCGGTGCGGCCTGGACCGTGGGCTCCGGCGCTACCGCCGAATACACTCTGCGCCGCATGGCCGGCATCGTTGACGGCAATTGCGTCTGGCCGGGTTCCGGCGAACTGGAGTGGGATGTGTTTCCCCAGAACGACAGTGCCGACCTGGGCATGCATGGCTCCATCGGTTGCGCGGGCAACGTGAACCCCGAAGTGAGCAACGTGGCCACCATTCCCGCCGTTCCCACCGAGGATGATCCCGTGGACGTGGTTGCCGACATCATCGATGTGGACGGCACGGTCCTGATGGCCGAGCTGCACTGGGGTCTGGCCTCGAATGCGCTGACCAATGTGATTGCCATGCAGAGCATCGGTGGCGACGCCTGGCAGACCATGGTCCAGATTCCCGACCTGAACGCCTGCACCGTGGTGTACTACCAGGTCGTGGGAACCGACGACGCCATGGGTCAGGGTTCCTCGCCCGTGTTGAGCTACACCGTGGATTGCCATCTGACCATTCCGCAGATCCAGGGTGCCACCGATGTGTCGCCCTATGAAAACGCCACCGTCTGCACCGAAGGCATCGTCCAGCGCGTCGTGGCCGACCGATTCTTCATTCAGGACGGCACCGCCGTCCGCAGCGGTCTCACCGTCTTCACCGGCACCGCCCCCACCGTGCTGGTGGGCGACCTGGTCGAAGTCTGTGGCCTGGTGGACGAGTACTTCAACCTGACCGAGATGACCAACAACCCCGTCGTCACCGTGCTGGGAAGTGGTCTCCCCTACGCCCCGGTGCTGCTGGATGCGGCCACCGCCGCGACCGAGGATTATGAGTCGATGCTGGTCACCGTGGCTGCCCTGACCGTCACCGCCGAGCAGAACAACTTCGGTGAGTTCATGCTGGCCGATGGCAGCGGCGAGATCCAGGCCGATGTGGATTTCTTCACCATTGACCCTGCGCCCATGCTGGACGACTGCTACACCCTGACCGGCATCCAGTACTACAGCTTCGGAGCCTACACCATCTTCCCGACGGAAGCCGGTGATGTGGTCAGCTGCAACGTGGCCGACGCCATCGACCTGGTGGGCAGCTTCTCGCTGAATGCCAACTACCCCAACCCCTTCAACCCCACCACCACCATCGATTTCACCCTGGCCCAGACTGCCGAGATGACCCTGGCCGTGCATGACCTGGCCGGTCGTCAGGTGGCCCTGCTGGTCAACGGTATCCAGAGTGCCGGTGCGCACAGTGTGACCTTTGACGCCTCGGGCCTGAGCAGCGGTGTATACTTCTACACCCTGAGCGCCGACGGCTTCCAGGACACCCGCAAGATGGTGCTGCTGAAGTAG
- a CDS encoding response regulator: MKIPYAKHLLAVYILIEITAIHLLNTELDTRTEEYTLRKSQELQLAIQAIDNGWQMVSNVVHGDLSYNREFLHQLELAGANPQENLASAHDWIQRELSHSYELLKKQNISEMRIFLPDGRLLINFDHPEIYDDGLSSDFMRHLTPEQRGLSRYGFERGQHGCGSKYYFNIHDGDRLLGYMDTGASFKAYRGELDKLFTSEYALLLEKNPAKDLASEFLMGTQISSRFWVERHAATNVQGGRRDENVLAPTVNIIERKLQGAIDERLMGFTPFALFVNAEGQDYLNTFVPVANMDGNQRAWLMSIQADDTLRGFHYDFSKILTGLTLLSTILLVVVLIFVRFRTKAYLRSEGIQRRLKTILDSMSEGLLVLDRDRKVMMTNPAACEMLYGTEEQLIGLDLGILCARPLTNGVSSETTFRRLDGSMIPVEANRSAIGTTWGSTNSSLLTFRNITERKGFEEELIQARDAAESAAKAKSSFLAAMSHEIRTPMNGVIGMTSLLGTTRMSPEQEEYVNTIRVSGESLLVVINDILDFSKIESGKMDLEDQPFNLRECIEDCIDLLAHKAGEKNLELLYMIDPEVPAAIHGDTTRLRQILVNLMSNAVKFTYEGEVLVSVRSTKLEGGTLELEFSVSDTGIGIPEERQSALFEVFSQVDSSTTRRFGGTGLGLAISKRLSEMMGGQIWVKSSDGEGSTFYFTIRTRAAMLEDREEFVSLEGIRALIVDDNTTNLRILSLQCSNWKIECMAVNSGEAALNTLAAGNRFDVAILDMQMPGMDGLELARRIRELETGSNLPLIMLSSAGRPDDEDIDQLFSCWLNKPLRHNVMHKNLVRTLKDVETGSRTGLSKPSVKLDSKLSERLPLRILLAEDNPVNQLLAQRVLAKMGYSIDIAGNGLEAVEAVQRQNYDVIFMDVQMPEMDGLEATSRILHHFGPDLRPTIIAMTANAMSGDREICLDAGMDDYLSKPIVLEQVQQKLEFWATQRLPVSG; encoded by the coding sequence ATGAAAATCCCCTACGCCAAGCATCTGCTCGCCGTATACATCCTGATTGAAATCACCGCGATTCACCTGCTGAATACCGAGCTGGACACGCGAACGGAGGAGTACACCCTTCGCAAGTCCCAGGAACTTCAACTGGCGATCCAGGCCATCGACAACGGTTGGCAGATGGTGAGCAATGTGGTCCACGGCGATCTCAGCTACAACCGGGAATTCCTGCACCAGCTCGAGCTGGCCGGTGCCAACCCTCAGGAGAATCTGGCCTCGGCCCATGACTGGATCCAGCGGGAACTGTCTCACAGTTATGAGCTGCTGAAGAAACAGAACATCAGCGAGATGCGGATCTTTCTGCCGGATGGCCGCCTGCTGATCAATTTCGACCACCCGGAGATCTACGATGACGGCCTGAGCAGTGACTTCATGAGACACCTGACTCCGGAACAACGGGGACTGAGTCGCTATGGTTTCGAACGCGGACAGCACGGCTGTGGCAGCAAGTACTACTTCAACATCCACGACGGCGATCGCCTGCTGGGATACATGGACACGGGAGCCAGTTTCAAGGCATACCGCGGCGAACTGGACAAGCTGTTCACCAGTGAGTACGCCCTGCTGCTCGAGAAGAATCCGGCCAAGGACCTGGCATCCGAATTCCTGATGGGCACACAGATCAGTTCGCGCTTCTGGGTCGAGCGACACGCGGCCACCAATGTCCAGGGTGGGCGCCGCGATGAGAATGTGCTGGCCCCCACGGTCAACATCATCGAACGCAAGCTCCAGGGCGCCATCGACGAGCGACTGATGGGATTCACCCCCTTCGCACTCTTCGTGAATGCCGAGGGACAGGACTATCTGAACACCTTCGTGCCCGTGGCCAACATGGACGGCAACCAGCGAGCCTGGTTGATGTCGATCCAGGCCGACGACACACTGCGGGGCTTCCACTACGACTTCAGCAAGATCCTCACCGGGCTGACCCTGCTCTCGACCATCCTGCTGGTGGTGGTGCTGATCTTCGTGCGTTTCCGCACCAAGGCCTACCTGCGCAGCGAAGGCATCCAGCGACGCCTCAAGACCATTCTCGACAGCATGTCGGAAGGGCTGCTGGTACTGGATCGTGATCGCAAGGTGATGATGACCAACCCGGCCGCCTGTGAAATGCTGTACGGCACGGAAGAACAATTGATCGGGCTGGACCTGGGCATCCTCTGTGCTCGCCCGTTGACCAACGGTGTGAGCAGTGAAACGACCTTCCGACGACTGGATGGCTCGATGATTCCGGTGGAGGCGAACCGCAGCGCGATCGGCACCACCTGGGGAAGCACCAACAGCAGCCTGCTGACCTTCCGCAACATCACCGAGCGCAAGGGTTTCGAAGAGGAATTGATACAGGCCCGTGATGCCGCCGAAAGCGCCGCCAAGGCCAAGTCCAGTTTCCTGGCAGCCATGAGTCACGAAATCCGCACTCCCATGAACGGTGTGATCGGAATGACCAGCCTGCTGGGAACCACCCGGATGAGTCCGGAACAGGAAGAGTACGTGAACACCATCCGGGTCAGTGGGGAAAGCCTGCTGGTGGTGATCAATGACATCCTCGATTTCTCGAAGATCGAATCGGGCAAGATGGACCTGGAAGACCAGCCCTTCAACCTGCGCGAGTGCATCGAGGACTGCATTGACCTGCTGGCACACAAGGCCGGCGAGAAGAATCTTGAACTGCTTTACATGATCGACCCGGAAGTACCTGCCGCAATCCATGGTGACACGACCCGCCTGCGCCAGATCCTGGTGAACCTGATGAGCAATGCGGTCAAGTTCACCTATGAAGGCGAAGTGCTGGTGTCGGTGCGCAGCACGAAGCTTGAAGGTGGCACGCTGGAACTGGAATTCTCGGTGTCCGACACGGGCATCGGCATTCCCGAGGAGCGCCAGAGCGCACTCTTCGAGGTCTTCTCACAGGTCGACAGCAGCACGACCCGTCGCTTCGGCGGCACCGGGCTGGGTCTGGCGATCAGCAAGCGCCTGAGCGAGATGATGGGCGGACAGATCTGGGTCAAGAGCTCGGACGGTGAAGGTTCCACCTTCTACTTCACGATCCGTACACGGGCCGCGATGCTCGAGGATCGGGAAGAATTCGTGTCACTGGAAGGCATACGCGCGCTGATCGTGGATGACAACACCACCAATCTGCGCATTCTGTCGCTGCAGTGCAGCAACTGGAAGATCGAGTGCATGGCGGTCAACAGCGGGGAAGCCGCGCTGAACACACTGGCTGCCGGCAATCGGTTTGACGTGGCCATCCTGGACATGCAGATGCCCGGCATGGATGGTCTTGAACTGGCGCGCAGGATCCGGGAGCTGGAGACGGGCAGCAATCTGCCGCTGATCATGCTCAGTTCGGCGGGGCGCCCCGATGACGAAGACATCGACCAGCTCTTCTCCTGCTGGCTGAACAAGCCCCTGCGTCACAACGTGATGCACAAGAACCTGGTGCGCACCCTCAAGGATGTGGAAACCGGCTCTCGCACGGGCCTTTCGAAACCGAGCGTGAAACTGGACTCGAAACTCTCGGAACGTCTGCCCCTGCGAATCCTGCTGGCGGAAGACAATCCGGTGAACCAGTTGCTGGCCCAGCGGGTGCTGGCGAAAATGGGCTACTCGATTGACATCGCGGGCAATGGACTGGAGGCGGTGGAAGCCGTTCAGCGCCAGAATTATGACGTGATCTTCATGGACGTGCAGATGCCCGAGATGGATGGGCTGGAGGCCACTTCCCGGATCCTTCATCACTTCGGTCCGGATCTGCGTCCCACGATCATCGCCATGACGGCCAACGCCATGAGCGGGGATCGCGAGATCTGCCTCGATGCGGGAATGGACGATTATCTGAGCAAGCCGATCGTGCTCGAGCAGGTCCAGCAGAAACTGGAGTTCTGGGCCACACAACGTCTGCCGGTGAGCGGGTAG
- a CDS encoding acetate--CoA ligase family protein: MSLLHDLCRTARDENRSVLLEPEGLDLLASVGLDVPRRIHLALGQRPTPEQLRTLPGERIVLKVESPQILHKSDLGGVRLLPKTVEDIVPVMQELEGRLAHMDLRGFGLHECVPFRGEFGAELLVGIRRTPEFGNVVVLGPGGIHSEALAHMMRGQVPAVFHPASTPAAGPLELLDANPFTRFLTRPQRGQAPLVDPELLSRTLAAFLQLARDLDDSNIRDLEVNPFVLSGNRLIALDALATLDWNPRPTPALPRPIARIRNLLLPDSVAVIGVSQAMNPGRIMVENLKKLGFPAERITILKAGETELAGCRCVPGLAALEQPVDLLVCSISADQVPALVEEAATTGKARSLVLIPGGMEEKAGGAPALQSMHAALAASRATPGGGPVLNGANCVGFRSLPGRVDTLFIPDHKLPAPVLPGAPIALISQSGAFLVSALDRLGSLSPRYALSIGNQTDLSAADYLEYFAEDTELELVAVYMEGFKPGDGSRFVEWTRRITDSGRRVLLYVAGRTSAGAQASASHTASVAGDHLVIQNLARQAGALVCDSLDEFGELLKLCTQLVGRRPGQGRVGAISNAGFECVAIADNLGGLELASFTPQTESRLQTFLEKARVERIVDLHNPLDLTPMANDAVFGDVVGSLADAEEVDALVVGCVPMTPALHSLAAGAGHAEDLTAPDAVAAGIARVFHGSRKPMVVAVDGGENYHPLRRHLDQLGVPVVVTVEKATRLLALWYGKP, from the coding sequence GTGAGTCTTCTGCATGACCTGTGCCGGACCGCCCGAGACGAGAATCGATCGGTGCTGCTGGAGCCGGAAGGACTGGACCTGCTGGCATCCGTGGGTCTGGATGTGCCACGCAGGATACATCTGGCGCTCGGACAGCGCCCCACACCTGAACAGTTGCGGACATTGCCCGGCGAACGCATCGTGCTGAAGGTCGAGTCCCCGCAGATCCTGCACAAGAGTGATCTGGGCGGAGTGCGACTGTTGCCGAAGACCGTCGAGGACATCGTGCCCGTGATGCAGGAGCTGGAAGGCCGACTGGCGCACATGGACCTGCGCGGATTCGGGCTCCACGAGTGTGTGCCATTCCGGGGAGAGTTCGGCGCCGAGCTGCTGGTGGGAATCCGCCGCACCCCCGAATTCGGGAATGTGGTCGTGCTGGGGCCGGGCGGAATTCATTCGGAAGCTCTGGCACACATGATGCGGGGGCAGGTGCCCGCCGTGTTCCATCCCGCCAGCACCCCGGCGGCCGGTCCACTCGAGCTGCTGGATGCCAACCCATTCACCCGTTTCCTGACCCGCCCACAGCGCGGACAGGCACCACTGGTGGATCCGGAACTGCTGTCCCGCACGCTGGCCGCATTCCTTCAGCTTGCTCGTGATCTGGATGACAGCAACATCCGTGATCTGGAAGTGAATCCATTCGTGCTCTCCGGCAATCGCCTGATCGCACTGGATGCCCTGGCGACCCTGGACTGGAATCCCCGCCCCACGCCGGCACTGCCGCGCCCGATTGCCCGCATCCGCAACCTGCTGCTGCCCGACAGCGTGGCCGTGATTGGTGTCTCACAGGCGATGAACCCTGGCCGGATCATGGTGGAAAACCTGAAGAAGCTGGGCTTTCCGGCGGAACGCATCACCATTCTCAAAGCGGGTGAAACGGAACTGGCGGGCTGCCGTTGCGTGCCCGGGCTGGCGGCTCTGGAGCAGCCGGTGGACCTGCTGGTCTGCAGCATCAGCGCCGATCAGGTGCCCGCTCTCGTGGAGGAGGCGGCCACCACGGGCAAGGCCCGCAGTCTTGTGCTGATTCCCGGCGGCATGGAAGAGAAAGCCGGAGGTGCTCCCGCGCTGCAGAGCATGCATGCCGCCCTGGCGGCTTCGCGAGCGACTCCCGGCGGTGGTCCGGTGCTCAACGGAGCCAATTGCGTGGGGTTTCGCTCCCTGCCCGGGCGGGTGGATACGCTGTTCATACCCGATCACAAACTGCCCGCACCGGTGCTGCCCGGAGCGCCCATCGCGCTCATCTCCCAGAGCGGAGCGTTTCTCGTCTCGGCCCTGGACCGGCTGGGCAGCCTGAGCCCGCGGTATGCGCTCTCGATCGGCAACCAGACCGACCTGAGCGCCGCGGACTATCTCGAGTACTTCGCGGAGGACACGGAACTTGAGCTGGTCGCCGTCTACATGGAAGGCTTCAAGCCCGGCGACGGCAGCCGTTTCGTGGAATGGACCCGTCGCATCACGGACAGTGGTCGGCGAGTCCTGCTCTACGTGGCCGGCAGGACCAGCGCCGGAGCCCAGGCCAGCGCAAGTCATACGGCAAGCGTGGCCGGTGATCACCTTGTGATCCAGAATCTGGCTCGTCAGGCGGGAGCCCTTGTCTGCGATTCACTGGACGAGTTCGGAGAGCTGCTCAAGCTCTGCACCCAACTTGTCGGCCGTCGTCCGGGTCAGGGCAGGGTAGGTGCGATTTCCAATGCGGGATTCGAGTGCGTGGCCATTGCCGACAATCTGGGTGGGCTGGAACTGGCCAGCTTCACACCCCAAACGGAGAGTCGCCTGCAGACATTTCTGGAGAAGGCGCGCGTCGAGCGCATCGTGGACCTGCACAATCCTCTGGATCTGACCCCCATGGCCAACGACGCCGTGTTCGGTGATGTGGTTGGCAGCCTGGCGGATGCGGAGGAAGTGGACGCGCTGGTCGTGGGCTGTGTGCCCATGACTCCGGCGCTGCACTCCCTGGCTGCCGGCGCGGGACACGCCGAGGACCTGACGGCCCCGGATGCGGTGGCGGCTGGCATTGCACGGGTCTTTCATGGTTCCCGCAAACCGATGGTGGTGGCGGTGGACGGAGGCGAGAATTATCACCCCCTGCGCAGGCATCTGGATCAGCTGGGAGTTCCGGTCGTGGTGACCGTGGAGAAGGCCACGCGTCTGCTGGCGCTGTGGTACGGCAAGCCCTGA